The following coding sequences are from one Desulfurococcus sp. window:
- a CDS encoding glycosyltransferase has protein sequence MRIAVVHHGLNTLGGAERLCLSTIEAFVERGWHVILATIEPTDWSRISSRWGSVVKPDEEITVSIPVKGFTIYKRLLTSLIIPGLRRQVDLVVNTHGDALAANADITYMHFPVFTLWEWAHHKYERGFWRLYFTPYYLLQKELAKRHTSTVLLTNSSFSASVIYRALNRKALVLYPPVDIDRYISLEGRRETSVVSIGRFSPEKRYEFIVEVAERLRDTFFYIAGSVSGTKESRRYYEKIKSMVEEKDLKNVELIPDASDKKLMSILSTAKIYLHSMINEHFGISIVEGMSAGLVPVVHKSGGPWHDIVEYGRYGYGYLNTSEAVEVIKHAISSYDKMKDAVRIRSMFFSKNKFKKKIVRVVEKYAELKV, from the coding sequence GTGAGGATAGCAGTAGTGCACCACGGCTTGAATACCTTGGGTGGTGCGGAAAGGCTTTGTCTTTCCACCATTGAAGCCTTCGTGGAGCGCGGCTGGCATGTTATCCTGGCTACTATTGAGCCGACCGACTGGTCTAGGATATCATCGCGGTGGGGGAGTGTGGTTAAACCGGATGAAGAGATAACTGTTTCAATACCTGTAAAAGGCTTCACGATCTACAAGCGTCTTTTAACATCACTTATTATTCCAGGTCTTAGGAGGCAGGTTGATCTAGTAGTTAACACGCATGGAGACGCTCTAGCCGCTAACGCAGATATAACGTACATGCACTTCCCTGTATTCACCTTGTGGGAGTGGGCTCACCACAAGTATGAGAGAGGCTTCTGGAGGCTATACTTCACCCCCTACTATCTTCTTCAAAAAGAGCTCGCTAAGAGGCATACCAGTACAGTGCTACTAACAAACTCTAGTTTCTCAGCATCCGTGATCTATAGGGCACTCAATCGTAAAGCACTAGTCCTCTATCCTCCCGTGGATATCGACAGATACATAAGCCTGGAGGGTAGGCGAGAGACCAGCGTGGTGTCTATTGGAAGATTCTCCCCCGAGAAGAGGTATGAGTTTATAGTGGAGGTTGCAGAGAGATTAAGGGATACATTCTTCTACATAGCAGGCTCAGTGTCCGGTACTAAGGAAAGCAGAAGATACTATGAGAAGATAAAAAGCATGGTGGAGGAGAAGGACTTAAAGAATGTTGAGCTGATACCAGACGCCTCCGATAAGAAGTTGATGAGCATTCTATCCACAGCAAAGATCTACTTGCATTCAATGATCAACGAGCATTTCGGAATATCTATTGTTGAAGGGATGAGCGCGGGACTAGTACCAGTAGTACATAAAAGCGGGGGGCCATGGCACGATATAGTTGAGTACGGGAGGTACGGTTACGGATACTTGAATACTAGTGAAGCTGTTGAAGTGATCAAGCATGCAATAAGCAGCTATGATAAAATGAAGGATGCCGTCAGAATAAGGTCCATGTTTTTCTCTAAAAACAAGTTCAAGAAGAAGATTGTGCGCGTAGTAGAGAAATATGCTGAGTTGAAAGTGTAA
- a CDS encoding class I SAM-dependent methyltransferase, giving the protein MEGSADTILLYNTTASSYDELYREEQYSKYRVLVELAGERIRDALILDVGCGTGLLAEYLRDSRADTYSRYICLDPSEGMLARLLEKKLDHRVIPIVAYAEESPLKDSTVDLVLSITAWGNIKGKEKALGELLRVARRGGLIIVSSHAKHKAPPPSIYNQCFRLVAVHIDEFYACSL; this is encoded by the coding sequence GTGGAGGGTAGCGCTGACACTATACTACTCTACAATACAACAGCATCATCCTACGACGAGTTGTACAGGGAGGAGCAGTACAGCAAGTACAGGGTGCTCGTAGAGCTCGCTGGAGAGAGAATTAGGGATGCTTTAATCCTTGATGTCGGCTGTGGAACTGGATTGCTCGCTGAGTACTTAAGGGATAGCAGGGCTGACACCTACTCCAGATACATATGCCTTGATCCAAGCGAGGGGATGCTGGCAAGACTCCTTGAAAAGAAGCTTGATCACCGAGTCATACCTATCGTAGCCTACGCTGAGGAATCCCCGCTAAAAGACTCAACCGTAGATCTAGTTCTCTCAATCACAGCATGGGGTAATATCAAGGGTAAAGAGAAGGCTCTAGGAGAGCTTCTAAGAGTCGCAAGGAGAGGCGGGTTGATCATTGTATCCAGCCACGCTAAGCATAAGGCGCCACCTCCCTCCATCTACAACCAGTGCTTCAGGCTTGTAGCAGTCCACATTGATGAATTCTACGCTTGCAGCTTATGA
- the nucS gene encoding endonuclease NucS, producing MEDLVVLEKPSSPQLPDLLRKAVREGRLVIVIGECSVEYEGRGASRLGSGERILVIKQDGSVLLHRPTGYSPINWQPSSSTIEVWSSDDTALRVLSVRSKPREVLDVSFTRVDLVVIAGLKDKAEYTMYLDEAEMKSIIVRHPEIVEPGFRVVEDEKKLEAGQADIYGLDKNGNPVIVELKRVTASREAVLQLYSYVESYESKYGRRPRGILVAPSFSPSALEALHRLKLEYKRVDPRELYKLAVEKGLKKSLFKYTRRRGLGESGG from the coding sequence GTGGAAGACCTAGTGGTACTCGAGAAGCCCAGTTCCCCTCAGCTCCCAGACCTACTGAGGAAGGCTGTCAGGGAGGGCAGGCTTGTAATAGTGATAGGAGAGTGTAGTGTTGAATACGAGGGTAGAGGTGCATCAAGACTAGGAAGCGGTGAGAGAATCCTCGTGATAAAGCAGGATGGCTCAGTACTCCTCCACAGGCCCACCGGCTACTCACCTATCAACTGGCAGCCTAGTTCATCAACCATAGAGGTATGGAGCAGCGATGATACAGCACTAAGGGTACTCTCAGTGAGAAGTAAGCCTAGAGAAGTCCTGGATGTATCCTTCACGAGAGTAGACTTAGTGGTTATAGCTGGATTAAAGGATAAAGCTGAGTACACTATGTACCTTGATGAAGCTGAAATGAAGAGTATTATAGTCAGGCACCCTGAGATCGTGGAGCCGGGGTTCAGGGTGGTAGAAGACGAGAAGAAGCTTGAGGCAGGGCAAGCCGATATATACGGGCTGGATAAGAATGGAAACCCTGTTATAGTAGAGTTAAAGCGGGTGACGGCTTCAAGAGAAGCAGTACTCCAGCTCTACAGCTACGTTGAATCCTACGAGTCGAAGTATGGTAGGAGGCCCCGTGGAATACTGGTGGCTCCTTCATTCTCCCCTTCAGCTCTCGAAGCCCTCCACAGGCTTAAACTAGAGTATAAGCGTGTAGATCCAAGAGAGCTCTACAAGCTCGCAGTAGAGAAGGGGTTGAAGAAAAGCCTCTTCAAATATACTCGTAGAAGAGGGCTGGGGGAGAGTGGAGGGTAG
- a CDS encoding SAM-dependent methyltransferase has product MLEESSCSKPIIVVEHLEEDFTPWILLEYRHLSSIYGSHCVFFTNIPGRYCKLLSKYGRPFPESIVEMVEKGLVKPSELLILDPSSPKPLAYSVLVEKRYVVIGGILGDHPPRGRTRELLTSRLRGVEAFNIGGGQYSIDGAVYYVHYMYTRKGLEGYSYVDGVTIETQNGVIHLPYRYPLVDGRPLISSELVYYLTYRRLPEHVWKELKDNG; this is encoded by the coding sequence ATGCTAGAGGAGTCCTCGTGCAGTAAGCCTATTATAGTAGTAGAGCACTTAGAGGAGGATTTCACACCCTGGATACTACTAGAGTACAGGCATCTATCATCTATTTACGGCTCACACTGCGTTTTCTTCACTAATATTCCTGGAAGATACTGTAAGCTGCTCTCAAAGTATGGTAGGCCTTTCCCTGAAAGCATAGTTGAAATGGTTGAGAAGGGGCTTGTAAAGCCGAGTGAACTATTAATCCTGGATCCTTCAAGCCCGAAGCCCCTAGCATATAGTGTTCTCGTCGAGAAGAGGTACGTGGTTATAGGGGGAATACTAGGCGACCACCCGCCTAGAGGAAGAACAAGAGAGCTTCTAACAAGCAGGCTGAGAGGGGTTGAAGCCTTCAATATCGGCGGGGGACAGTATAGTATTGATGGGGCAGTATACTACGTGCACTACATGTATACTCGTAAAGGCCTAGAAGGCTACAGCTACGTGGATGGAGTCACAATTGAGACACAGAACGGTGTGATACACCTACCCTACAGGTATCCTCTAGTTGATGGCAGGCCACTTATATCAAGCGAGCTAGTATACTACCTAACCTACAGGAGGTTGCCGGAGCACGTGTGGAAGGAGCTTAAGGATAACGGGTAG
- a CDS encoding nucleotidyltransferase domain-containing protein — MSRDIISLVGEIRAEREADFRRLLEELCGRALAVALFGSRARGDNTPLSDWDLLAVVESGEYRIESTSIGQILWLPLDRIEEVLGWSMIILDALADAKLLCGDRVILEKAREKALEYIREKRLIRTRAGWIPSYNPHS, encoded by the coding sequence ATGTCCAGGGATATAATCTCACTGGTTGGAGAGATTAGAGCTGAGAGAGAAGCTGATTTTAGAAGGCTTCTCGAAGAGCTGTGTGGTAGAGCACTAGCTGTAGCTTTATTCGGCTCTAGAGCCCGTGGTGATAACACTCCTTTAAGCGACTGGGATCTACTAGCTGTAGTGGAGAGCGGCGAGTACAGGATTGAATCTACTAGTATAGGTCAAATCCTCTGGCTGCCTCTAGATAGAATTGAAGAAGTTCTCGGATGGTCTATGATAATTCTAGATGCTCTAGCTGATGCTAAACTTCTATGCGGTGATAGAGTAATCTTAGAGAAAGCTAGAGAGAAAGCCTTAGAATACATTAGAGAGAAGCGGTTAATAAGAACGAGAGCCGGCTGGATCCCCTCATACAATCCTCACTCTTGA
- a CDS encoding HEPN domain-containing protein, giving the protein MKMWSNWLAKAERFRRYAKEDLEKGRFDSAAFYSHQSVELLLKAFLIKLTGARPLTRSTSELLAILSRALDGRIPESVIRCSEELEQHYVQARYPDARISEYRRWEAERAIECMEVIWSYVQGYNLTGWRD; this is encoded by the coding sequence ATGAAGATGTGGAGTAACTGGCTTGCAAAAGCTGAGAGATTCAGGAGGTATGCGAAAGAGGATTTAGAGAAAGGTAGATTTGACTCGGCAGCCTTCTACTCTCATCAGTCAGTTGAACTACTGCTAAAAGCCTTCTTAATTAAGTTAACTGGTGCTAGACCTCTAACTCGCTCGACATCCGAGCTACTGGCTATTCTTTCGAGAGCTCTCGATGGAAGAATACCTGAATCTGTTATTAGATGTTCTGAAGAACTAGAACAACACTACGTGCAGGCAAGGTATCCTGATGCAAGGATAAGTGAGTATAGGCGGTGGGAGGCTGAGAGAGCTATAGAATGCATGGAGGTTATCTGGAGTTATGTCCAGGGATATAATCTCACTGGTTGGAGAGATTAG
- a CDS encoding methionine adenosyltransferase, whose amino-acid sequence MSARRHIEVELLRTVSAGKMRVELVERKGVGHPDHIADAASEAASKALSKFYLKEFGTILHHNLDKTLLVGGQSNPRFGGGVVLEPIYIIVAGRATTRVRVEDGEVRVPFGKIIVESVKEWIKKNMRYLDPESHVIVDYMVRPGSADLVTVFEAGKSMIPLANDTSMGIGYAPLTPLENLVLQAERLLNSPELKSKIPAVGEDIKIMGLRRDKEITLTVAAAIVDREVRDKYEYLKVKEDIAEAVLELASRITPDYNVKVNVNTADIPEKNSFYLTVTGTSAEHGDDGATGRGNRVNGLITPLRPMSMEATAGKNPVNHVGKIYNVLAKSIAEKIYREYNGMFSDVYVELLSQIGKPIDQPLIASVKLVPDNSSMSDIPSHIKSDVSSIVDRELSNIKRITELIINDQVTLY is encoded by the coding sequence GTGTCCGCGAGGAGACATATAGAGGTGGAGCTGCTGAGAACAGTTAGTGCGGGTAAAATGAGGGTTGAGCTAGTGGAGAGAAAGGGGGTTGGGCATCCAGACCACATTGCTGATGCTGCCAGTGAGGCTGCTTCAAAAGCTCTTTCTAAATTCTATTTGAAGGAGTTTGGCACAATACTACACCATAATCTCGATAAAACCCTGCTGGTGGGAGGCCAGTCTAACCCGAGGTTCGGTGGCGGCGTGGTCTTAGAGCCAATATACATTATAGTCGCGGGTAGAGCGACCACGAGAGTTAGAGTCGAGGATGGAGAAGTGAGAGTACCCTTCGGTAAGATCATCGTTGAATCCGTCAAGGAGTGGATTAAGAAGAACATGAGGTACCTTGACCCTGAAAGCCATGTTATAGTCGACTACATGGTTAGACCTGGTAGCGCTGACCTTGTAACAGTCTTTGAAGCTGGTAAGTCCATGATACCCTTAGCGAACGATACAAGTATGGGTATAGGCTACGCTCCCCTCACGCCACTAGAGAACCTAGTGCTTCAAGCCGAGCGGCTGCTGAACAGCCCTGAATTAAAATCTAAGATCCCTGCTGTAGGTGAAGACATTAAAATCATGGGTTTAAGGAGGGATAAAGAGATTACTCTAACAGTAGCTGCAGCCATAGTGGACAGGGAGGTTAGAGATAAATACGAGTACCTTAAAGTTAAAGAAGATATAGCTGAAGCAGTCCTCGAGCTAGCAAGCAGGATAACACCTGACTACAATGTTAAAGTAAACGTTAATACAGCCGACATCCCCGAGAAGAACAGCTTCTACCTGACTGTTACAGGCACGTCAGCTGAGCACGGAGACGATGGTGCTACAGGACGGGGGAACAGGGTTAACGGGCTGATAACACCTTTAAGACCCATGAGCATGGAGGCTACTGCTGGAAAGAACCCAGTCAACCATGTCGGTAAGATCTATAATGTGCTTGCTAAAAGCATCGCTGAGAAGATATACAGGGAGTACAATGGGATGTTCTCCGACGTCTACGTTGAATTACTCAGCCAGATCGGTAAGCCAATAGACCAGCCGCTCATAGCTAGCGTGAAGCTAGTGCCGGATAACTCCTCTATGAGCGATATACCCAGCCACATTAAGAGCGATGTTAGCAGTATAGTTGACAGAGAGCTATCTAACATCAAGAGGATTACAGAGCTGATAATCAACGACCAGGTGACACTGTACTAG
- a CDS encoding AbgT family transporter, translating to MWGASAGFAGAFMNPFTIGVAQSVAELPLFSGIEFRLIVWLAFTAIAIHHVLSYASYASRVKRDPKASIVADIPYEEAGLTQGTGEVKLSTRQKLVLLSFMATFAVLVYGVLEYGWYIDEISALFMASAIVTGFIARMHPNDIVKYFIKGAASLTYGALLVGFARTIAVILREGRILDTIVYMLFQPLTGVPHELFGVGVFLVHIVLDFVICSGSGKALVTMPVMVPLADIIGVTRQTVVLAYQFGDGITNMIYPTCGIVMATIAMAKIPYDRWLRYILPLAVKLWLTAAVFISIAVIIRLGPF from the coding sequence TTGTGGGGGGCTTCAGCAGGCTTCGCTGGAGCATTCATGAATCCATTCACGATAGGAGTCGCGCAATCAGTAGCTGAGCTCCCGTTATTCTCAGGCATAGAGTTCAGACTCATTGTCTGGCTGGCTTTTACAGCTATAGCAATACACCATGTTCTATCCTATGCTTCATATGCTTCAAGAGTGAAGAGGGATCCAAAGGCTAGTATAGTAGCCGACATACCCTACGAGGAAGCCGGGCTCACCCAGGGAACCGGGGAGGTTAAGCTTTCTACACGCCAGAAGCTAGTGCTCTTAAGCTTCATGGCTACATTCGCAGTACTAGTATACGGTGTGCTAGAGTACGGGTGGTATATAGATGAGATCTCAGCTCTCTTCATGGCTAGCGCTATTGTCACAGGCTTTATTGCCAGAATGCACCCCAACGATATTGTAAAGTACTTCATAAAGGGAGCGGCGTCACTAACCTACGGTGCACTGCTTGTAGGATTCGCTAGAACTATAGCTGTTATTCTACGTGAAGGCAGGATACTGGATACAATAGTATACATGCTATTCCAGCCACTTACAGGAGTACCCCATGAACTATTCGGTGTAGGCGTCTTCCTAGTCCACATCGTACTAGACTTCGTCATATGCTCGGGGAGCGGGAAGGCTCTTGTCACAATGCCAGTTATGGTGCCTCTAGCAGACATTATAGGGGTTACAAGGCAGACGGTTGTACTCGCATACCAGTTTGGTGACGGAATAACCAACATGATCTACCCGACATGCGGTATAGTAATGGCTACAATAGCTATGGCTAAGATACCCTATGATAGATGGCTGAGGTATATTCTACCACTAGCAGTAAAACTATGGTTGACTGCAGCAGTATTCATATCTATAGCAGTGATCATCCGCCTCGGGCCATTCTAG
- the rqcH gene encoding ribosome rescue protein RqcH, with protein MLKKSMDILDVYAWASRYAGSLQGCFIDNIYRSKSYWILKARCTEGLTHIKVEPGVRVHFSQSIPEEKGIDAFTRFLRSRVRDSRVTLVKQPWWERLLLLETTLRGVVLRHYIEIVPRGLWVIADTSDRIVYSTKFTEFKDRVIKPLEAYKPPPLKNPPPWSREQLLRELEAGRDLVRTVVSAWGLPGYIAEELLYRAGLLEVKNTDPKSIPRVDLERLASEYELLASEAGRGAGYLVYGDSTLELYTSYKPLLFSEVYDKSVKTTGDLNTAIDAYFTEYEALLEHQRRIEEASRALREAEERVRRQEELIAEYRRELEELEHRLQVIYSNYTLLEEVLECARSTREAKGWDYITRECRHVAGVAREKGAITVSLDGELVELSLRVDLGRQVIELEKKKGELKKKIEVAAGVLEEMKRRMEEASGSIIHEEKTIEKPSPVFWYERFHWLYTRSGLLAIGGRDQSQNEVIVRKYLGESDVFIHADVHGGSAVVLKSSGRHSIEDVVDAACIAACYSKAWKAGFSYIEVFWVPGSQVSKTPPSGEYLPRGAFMVYGSKNYLRIPLKLAVGVRLFSDEVYGEYVKVIVGPEELLKGSSIAYAILAPGDKSPSEVAGILGEFFEKTILECKGVRYRVPRNEIESRIPGASRILGLYKQCS; from the coding sequence GTGCTTAAGAAATCCATGGATATCCTCGACGTCTACGCTTGGGCGTCCAGGTACGCGGGAAGTCTCCAGGGATGCTTCATCGACAACATATACCGCTCTAAATCCTACTGGATTCTCAAGGCTAGGTGTACTGAAGGCTTAACGCACATTAAGGTTGAACCAGGAGTTAGAGTACACTTCTCCCAGAGCATACCTGAAGAAAAAGGGATCGATGCGTTCACAAGATTCCTGAGAAGCAGGGTAAGAGATTCAAGAGTAACACTAGTTAAGCAGCCGTGGTGGGAGAGACTCCTGCTGCTCGAGACTACTCTAAGGGGAGTAGTGCTAAGACACTACATTGAGATCGTGCCGAGAGGCTTATGGGTTATCGCTGATACAAGCGATAGAATAGTGTACTCAACAAAGTTCACCGAGTTCAAGGATAGAGTTATCAAGCCTCTAGAAGCCTACAAGCCTCCACCCCTCAAGAATCCACCACCCTGGAGTAGAGAGCAGTTGCTTAGAGAGCTGGAAGCTGGAAGAGACCTTGTTAGAACAGTAGTTTCAGCATGGGGTCTCCCAGGCTATATAGCTGAAGAGCTACTCTACAGAGCGGGCTTGCTGGAAGTAAAGAACACTGACCCTAAGAGCATACCTAGAGTGGATTTAGAGAGGCTGGCAAGCGAGTACGAGTTGCTAGCATCCGAGGCTGGAAGAGGAGCCGGCTACCTAGTCTACGGTGACAGCACTCTCGAGTTATACACCTCCTACAAGCCACTGCTCTTCAGCGAGGTATACGATAAGAGTGTGAAGACCACGGGAGACTTGAATACAGCTATAGACGCCTACTTCACTGAGTACGAGGCTCTACTAGAGCATCAGAGGAGGATTGAGGAGGCCAGCAGAGCTCTGCGTGAAGCCGAGGAGAGAGTTAGAAGGCAGGAGGAGCTGATTGCAGAATACCGTAGAGAACTAGAGGAACTAGAGCATAGGCTTCAAGTAATATACAGCAACTACACTCTACTAGAAGAGGTATTAGAGTGCGCACGCTCCACTAGGGAAGCGAAGGGATGGGACTATATAACCAGGGAGTGCAGGCATGTAGCAGGTGTAGCCAGGGAGAAAGGAGCTATCACGGTAAGCTTGGATGGAGAGCTAGTAGAGCTGTCACTACGCGTGGACCTCGGGAGACAGGTTATAGAACTCGAGAAGAAGAAGGGTGAGCTGAAGAAGAAGATTGAGGTTGCAGCAGGAGTACTCGAGGAGATGAAGAGGAGGATGGAGGAGGCTTCTGGAAGCATTATCCACGAGGAGAAGACTATTGAGAAGCCCTCACCAGTCTTCTGGTATGAGAGATTCCACTGGCTTTACACTAGAAGCGGCCTCCTAGCTATCGGGGGCAGGGATCAATCCCAGAATGAAGTAATCGTTAGAAAATACCTGGGTGAAAGCGACGTCTTTATCCACGCTGACGTACACGGGGGTTCAGCAGTAGTCTTAAAGAGCAGTGGGAGACACTCAATCGAGGATGTAGTTGATGCAGCCTGTATAGCTGCATGCTACTCGAAAGCCTGGAAAGCCGGATTCAGCTACATAGAGGTATTCTGGGTTCCCGGGAGCCAGGTCTCGAAGACACCTCCTTCAGGCGAGTACCTTCCACGAGGAGCCTTCATGGTGTACGGTTCAAAGAACTACCTGAGAATCCCGTTGAAGCTGGCAGTTGGCGTTAGACTATTCAGTGATGAAGTATACGGGGAGTACGTTAAAGTAATCGTAGGACCCGAAGAGCTTCTCAAGGGATCCAGTATAGCGTACGCTATACTAGCACCGGGAGACAAGTCTCCCAGCGAAGTAGCAGGGATCCTCGGAGAGTTCTTCGAGAAGACTATACTAGAATGCAAGGGAGTACGGTACAGAGTACCTAGAAACGAGATTGAATCGAGGATCCCTGGGGCATCACGGATACTAGGGCTATACAAGCAGTGCTCTTAA
- a CDS encoding ZIP family metal transporter, producing MMKELTAVLTGLSMENPLLAALLVSLYAALTTTLGGILVVLARKAREGRLEALLDVGMGFSSGVMIVASFTSLLLPAIDLAGLPTSLAGFTLGALLIHVVNKLSPHEHLVRGYEGPESLRRKIKAAWLVAIAVIIHNLPEGMAIGASTAYSIPLGIATGLAIGLQDFPEGLAVSLPVYASTGSFKLAVALGALSGLSEVATALIAVLAAGGGAVTLALVLAFAAGAMVYVVSHEALPESHRSGHEAHATLGFFIGFLVMLSLDVALS from the coding sequence ATGATGAAGGAACTTACTGCTGTTCTCACCGGGCTCTCAATGGAGAATCCTTTACTAGCAGCACTACTCGTATCGTTGTACGCTGCTCTCACTACAACTCTAGGCGGCATCCTCGTAGTACTCGCTAGAAAAGCTAGAGAGGGTAGGCTGGAAGCTCTCCTTGATGTTGGAATGGGTTTCAGCAGTGGAGTAATGATTGTTGCATCCTTCACGAGCCTCCTGCTTCCAGCAATAGATCTAGCAGGCCTCCCCACATCGCTTGCAGGCTTCACGCTTGGAGCACTCTTAATACACGTGGTTAACAAGCTCTCACCCCACGAGCATCTTGTGAGAGGCTATGAGGGTCCTGAAAGCCTTAGAAGAAAGATTAAAGCAGCCTGGCTTGTAGCGATAGCAGTGATAATTCATAATCTACCTGAAGGTATGGCTATAGGTGCTTCAACAGCCTACAGTATCCCGCTGGGTATTGCTACAGGCTTAGCTATAGGGCTACAGGACTTCCCTGAAGGACTTGCAGTCTCTCTCCCAGTATACGCTTCAACAGGGAGCTTTAAACTAGCGGTGGCTCTCGGAGCACTCAGCGGGTTAAGCGAGGTGGCTACAGCACTTATAGCAGTACTCGCAGCTGGAGGAGGAGCTGTAACCCTAGCACTAGTCCTAGCTTTCGCTGCAGGCGCAATGGTCTACGTGGTTAGCCATGAAGCACTCCCAGAAAGCCATAGGAGCGGGCATGAAGCTCATGCAACCCTAGGCTTCTTCATAGGCTTCCTCGTAATGCTATCACTTGACGTAGCCTTAAGCTAG
- a CDS encoding U6 snRNA-associated Sm-like protein LSm6, with the protein MSNMQRYRPPSPLKILKSAEGQIVLVRVKGGHEYVGVLDLIDNTMNIVLSDCTEYDNNGKPSSRYGKIIIRGSHVEFISTNYGQVAPDKVAF; encoded by the coding sequence GTGAGCAACATGCAGAGGTATAGACCCCCTTCACCCCTAAAGATCTTGAAGAGTGCTGAAGGCCAGATAGTACTGGTTAGAGTTAAAGGCGGGCATGAGTACGTCGGCGTGCTGGATCTAATAGATAACACTATGAATATTGTTTTAAGCGATTGCACAGAGTACGATAACAACGGTAAACCATCATCAAGATACGGTAAGATAATAATTAGAGGAAGCCACGTAGAGTTCATAAGCACAAACTACGGGCAGGTAGCGCCGGATAAAGTAGCATTCTAG